One window of the Pieris brassicae chromosome 4, ilPieBrab1.1, whole genome shotgun sequence genome contains the following:
- the LOC123708107 gene encoding ATP-dependent RNA helicase dbp2-like isoform X2 — translation MGRGRDRSRDRRRSRSRSRSRSRSRSPRFGLGSGGGGGGGYGGGGRRNNPGANLRKPKWDLNRLKPFKKDFYVPHPDVEKRSDSEVEQWRSENEITLKGKNIPKPTMTFDEAGFPNYVMDEIDKMGFSKPTPIQAQGWPIALSGCDMVGIASTGSGKTLSYILPAIVHINNQPKSSRGDGPIALVLAPTRELAQQIQEVSDKFANTSKIHNTCLFGGAPKGPQARDLDAGVEIVIATPGRLLDFLESGRTNLKRCTYLVLDEADRMLDMGFEPQIRKIIEQIRPDRQTLMWSATWPREVQSLASEFLKDYLQINVGSLQLAANHNILQIIDVCMEYEKETKLSTLLKEIMAEKENKTIIFIETKRRVDDITRKMKRDGWPAVCIHGDKSQNERDWVLQDFRSGKAPILVATDVAARGLDVDDVKFVINFDYPSNSEDYVHRIGRTGRTNKTGTAYTFFTPSNAAKAADLVSVLKEAKQVVNPKLQELAERGSGGGRRHRGRGGRYRRGRRTRSRSRSRDRRRRSRSRSRDRRRRRHSSSRSSRSRSSKSSRSRSRSRSRSRSRSRSENGFNGDSRRRRRR, via the exons ATGGGCCGTGGAAG GGATCGAAGTCGTGATCGACGTCGCAGTCGCAGCAGAAGTAGAAGCAGAAGCCGTAGTCGAAGTCCTCGGTTTGGTTTGGGTTCTGGAGGCGGCGGTGGCGGCGGTTATGGCGGCGGAGGCCGTCGTAATAATCCTGGCGCTAATCTGCGAAAACCAAAATGGGATCTTAATAGGCTGAAACCGTTTAAAAAGGACTTTTATGTTCCCCATCCAGATGTTGAGAAGAGATCAGACTCTGAGGTTGAACAATGGCGGagtgaaaatgaaataacGCTTAAAGGCAAGAATATACCTAAACCTACTATGACATTTGATGAAGCAGGATTTCCCAACTATGTGATGGATGAAATAGACAAAATGGGATTTTCGAAACCCACTCCTATTCAAGCTCAAGGATGGCCTATTGCTTTAAGTGGTTGTGACATGGTGGGCATTGCATCCACTGGATCTGGCAAAACTCTATCATATATATTACCAGCAATTGTTCACATAAATAATCAGCCCAAATCAAGTAGAGGCGATGGACCTATAGCGCTAGTGCTAGCACCAACAAGAGAGTTGGCTCAACAGATACAAGAAGTTAGTGACAAATTTGCCAATACATCAAAAATCCATAATACTTGTTTATTTGGTGGAGCACCAAAAGGACCTCAAGCTAGAGATTTAGATGCAGGAGTTGAAATAGTCATAGCTACGCCAGGTAGACTCTTGGATTTCTTAGAGAGTGGAAGAACGAATTTGAAAAGGTGTACATACTTAGTACTAGATGAAGCTGATAGAATGTTGGATATGGGATTTGAAccccaaataagaaaaattattgaacaaattagaCCAGATAGGCAAACCCTTATGTGGTCTGCTACCTGGCCTCGTGAAGTACAATCACTTGCTTCTGAATTTCTCAAGGACTACTTGCAAATTAATGTTGGGTCTCTTCAACTAGCCGCTAACCACAATATTCTACAAATAATAGATGTTTGCATGGAATATGAAAAGGAGACTAAACTTAGTACCCTTCTAAAAGAAATAATGGCTGAGAAAGAAAACaagactattatttttatagagacAAAACGGAGAGTTGACGATATAACAAGAAAAATGAAAAGAGATGG gTGGCCGGCTGTGTGTATTCATGGAGATAAATCTCAAAATGAGAGAGATTGGGTATTACAAG ACTTCCGAAGTGGCAAAGCTCCTATTCTTGTAGCTACAGATGTTGCAGCAAGAGGTTTAG ATGTGGATGATgtcaaatttgtaataaattttgattatcCTAGTAATTCTGAAGATTATGTTCATCGAATTGGAAGGACTGGGCGGACTAATAAAACTGGAACTGCTTACACATTTTTCACCCCTTCAAATGCTGCCAAGGCTGCGGATTTAGTTTCAGTTTTAAAGGAAGCAAAACAAGTTGTAAATCCTAAACTTCAGGAATTAGCAGAACGAGGCAGTGGAGGCGGCCGAC GGCACCGTGGTCGAGGAGGCAGATATCGTCGAGGGCGCCGTACTCGTTCTCGATCCCGATCTCGTGATCGTCGTCGCCGCTCCCGCTCACGCTCCCGCGATCGCCGACGCCGACGCCACAGTTCGTCCAGATCCTCCAGAAGTCGGTCTTCGAAATCGTCGCGTAGCCGCTCACGCTCCCGTTCCCGTTCAAGATCCCGTTCTCGATCAG agaACGGCTTCAATGGAGACTCCCGGCGTCGGAGAAGGCGATAA
- the LOC123708107 gene encoding ATP-dependent RNA helicase dbp2-like isoform X1, translated as MGRGRDRSRDRRRSRSRSRSRSRSRSPRFGLGSGGGGGGGYGGGGRRNNPGANLRKPKWDLNRLKPFKKDFYVPHPDVEKRSDSEVEQWRSENEITLKGKNIPKPTMTFDEAGFPNYVMDEIDKMGFSKPTPIQAQGWPIALSGCDMVGIASTGSGKTLSYILPAIVHINNQPKSSRGDGPIALVLAPTRELAQQIQEVSDKFANTSKIHNTCLFGGAPKGPQARDLDAGVEIVIATPGRLLDFLESGRTNLKRCTYLVLDEADRMLDMGFEPQIRKIIEQIRPDRQTLMWSATWPREVQSLASEFLKDYLQINVGSLQLAANHNILQIIDVCMEYEKETKLSTLLKEIMAEKENKTIIFIETKRRVDDITRKMKRDGWPAVCIHGDKSQNERDWVLQDFRSGKAPILVATDVAARGLDVDDVKFVINFDYPSNSEDYVHRIGRTGRTNKTGTAYTFFTPSNAAKAADLVSVLKEAKQVVNPKLQELAERGSGGGRRHRGRGGRYRRGRRTRSRSRSRDRRRRSRSRSRDRRRRRHSSSRSSRSRSSKSSRSRSRSRSRSRSRSRSGKCSPHKDTQRANQTPSQGLLPTPKPLLPTPVGPQLPPTVDKSNSREVARSRDNHNVASENTNNVQQQPNEIPSLLTMNPQMNMCMPMPAMNGQNYVVPTYFPDQYGNMMMGAPFQVPSWGAPPPPPPPPPEGQSYGQSGLGHGGVDSDSRKRDRPGLESSSQYHSGGLGSNRASDYGGGLGSGDGPNYGGLGSGGGLGCDEPDARSRGSHDRRRRGRGRDRDGFNSDNSSSDIGLGAPGLGGLGSGGLAVPHGSLLPRMLPQKGDVVGPQGANFTVFGSYGSKNKRNQDSGEYGYPNNSNTDGNMEYYGQQNFGPGRPCGGGLDQNGVQANGSVGYHNDRQGNRYRR; from the exons ATGGGCCGTGGAAG GGATCGAAGTCGTGATCGACGTCGCAGTCGCAGCAGAAGTAGAAGCAGAAGCCGTAGTCGAAGTCCTCGGTTTGGTTTGGGTTCTGGAGGCGGCGGTGGCGGCGGTTATGGCGGCGGAGGCCGTCGTAATAATCCTGGCGCTAATCTGCGAAAACCAAAATGGGATCTTAATAGGCTGAAACCGTTTAAAAAGGACTTTTATGTTCCCCATCCAGATGTTGAGAAGAGATCAGACTCTGAGGTTGAACAATGGCGGagtgaaaatgaaataacGCTTAAAGGCAAGAATATACCTAAACCTACTATGACATTTGATGAAGCAGGATTTCCCAACTATGTGATGGATGAAATAGACAAAATGGGATTTTCGAAACCCACTCCTATTCAAGCTCAAGGATGGCCTATTGCTTTAAGTGGTTGTGACATGGTGGGCATTGCATCCACTGGATCTGGCAAAACTCTATCATATATATTACCAGCAATTGTTCACATAAATAATCAGCCCAAATCAAGTAGAGGCGATGGACCTATAGCGCTAGTGCTAGCACCAACAAGAGAGTTGGCTCAACAGATACAAGAAGTTAGTGACAAATTTGCCAATACATCAAAAATCCATAATACTTGTTTATTTGGTGGAGCACCAAAAGGACCTCAAGCTAGAGATTTAGATGCAGGAGTTGAAATAGTCATAGCTACGCCAGGTAGACTCTTGGATTTCTTAGAGAGTGGAAGAACGAATTTGAAAAGGTGTACATACTTAGTACTAGATGAAGCTGATAGAATGTTGGATATGGGATTTGAAccccaaataagaaaaattattgaacaaattagaCCAGATAGGCAAACCCTTATGTGGTCTGCTACCTGGCCTCGTGAAGTACAATCACTTGCTTCTGAATTTCTCAAGGACTACTTGCAAATTAATGTTGGGTCTCTTCAACTAGCCGCTAACCACAATATTCTACAAATAATAGATGTTTGCATGGAATATGAAAAGGAGACTAAACTTAGTACCCTTCTAAAAGAAATAATGGCTGAGAAAGAAAACaagactattatttttatagagacAAAACGGAGAGTTGACGATATAACAAGAAAAATGAAAAGAGATGG gTGGCCGGCTGTGTGTATTCATGGAGATAAATCTCAAAATGAGAGAGATTGGGTATTACAAG ACTTCCGAAGTGGCAAAGCTCCTATTCTTGTAGCTACAGATGTTGCAGCAAGAGGTTTAG ATGTGGATGATgtcaaatttgtaataaattttgattatcCTAGTAATTCTGAAGATTATGTTCATCGAATTGGAAGGACTGGGCGGACTAATAAAACTGGAACTGCTTACACATTTTTCACCCCTTCAAATGCTGCCAAGGCTGCGGATTTAGTTTCAGTTTTAAAGGAAGCAAAACAAGTTGTAAATCCTAAACTTCAGGAATTAGCAGAACGAGGCAGTGGAGGCGGCCGAC GGCACCGTGGTCGAGGAGGCAGATATCGTCGAGGGCGCCGTACTCGTTCTCGATCCCGATCTCGTGATCGTCGTCGCCGCTCCCGCTCACGCTCCCGCGATCGCCGACGCCGACGCCACAGTTCGTCCAGATCCTCCAGAAGTCGGTCTTCGAAATCGTCGCGTAGCCGCTCACGCTCCCGTTCCCGTTCAAGATCCCGTTCTCGATCAGGCAAGTGTAGTCCACACAAGGATACTCAACGAGCGAATCAGACACCATCCCAAGGGTTGTTGCCAACTCCCAAACCACTGCTTCCAACGCCCGTCGGCCCCCAACTCCCTCCTACTGTAGATAAATCTAATTCACGAGAGGTTGCGAGGAGTCGAGATAATCACAATGTAGCCAgtgaaaatacaaataatgttcAACAACAACCTAATGAAATTCCTTCATTGCTGACAATGAATCCTCAAATGAACATGTGTATGCCTATGCCGGCTATGAACGGTCAGAATTACGTAGTACCCACATACTTCCCCGATCAGTACGGCAACATGATGATGGGTGCCCCCTTCCAAGTCCCTTCTTGGGGCGCTCCTCCTCCGCCTCCACCTCCCCCTCCCGAAGGCCAAAGTTACGGGCAAAGTGGTTTGGGTCATGGTGGCGTAGACTCAGATTCCAGAAAAAGAGACCGGCCTGGACTCGAGAGCTCGAGCCAATACCACAGCGGGGGACTCGGCTCTAACAGAGCTTCGGACTACGGAGGCGGGTTAGGCTCGGGTGATGGGCCGAACTACGGCGGCCTAGGCTCCGGTGGGGGCCTGGGCTGTGACGAGCCCGATGCTAGGTCGCGGGGCTCTCACGACCGGCGCAGGCGTGGAAGAGGACGAGACCGCGACGGTTTCAATTCAGACAACTCGAGCAGTGATATCGGCTTGGGCGCGCCCGGCCTTGGCGGATTGGGCTCTGGCGGTCTCGCCGTACCCCACGGGAGCCTCTTGCCGCGCATGCTGCCTCAGAAAGGCGACGTCGTTGGACCACAAGGCGCTAACTTTACCGTTTTCGGTTCTTATGGatctaaaaacaaaagaaaccaAGATAGTGGTGAATATGGCTATCCTAATAATAGCAATACCGACGGCAATATGGAGTACTATGGGCAACAAAATTTCGGACCCGGCAGACCTTGCGGGGGTGGATTGGACCAGAATGGTGTGCAGGCAAATGGCTCCGTGGGGTACCATAATGACCGCCAGGGTAACCGCTACCGACGGTGA
- the LOC123708133 gene encoding polycomb protein Asx yields MELDVSPVESMDLEYSENSSDNKYLTCNNNEQYTVIRIPQDSEKPSKHSSKKQSKRRKKSSNHSRPLPRIIVKPLPPPPPTENREWMAASCVESNSSNKPSTMREVLASIPGFCLKPRKRSSKKLSTAAQLQQTREGFIDLETPDSILVNTNIRALLNKHTFSLLPPLYQTKLGQLLPSVDRISSSGRLSSSSLNNEFFARACLEWQESLSGGEFTPENQQKMKTEAEREKSKIDPWKIKHFEPFWGEKSRKEKSTVNMNSERPSLKTTIKLRPTASITSSSTVPKVKKSKSSSNSKRMRSVGAVTRSSAKAEENEDECNVPINNKPVAPVPDLLPLKSTKSHTQSYEECQIDFNFSDSSVARTEDTVSTTPIDPLLIPDSDSVSEMKQDLDMTVVKIEETSKDFEEEKCGDSNVSNSNKRLSSNDDEYQFSKRLKFEDDFKVSQKQSDNTNTFPNDFLKGDKSFSNEYANLTFSNKLKFNVKVTDAPFLSHPLPSTDNTGSDIDINENGDVMCTSDDNVYPDQETGDTNSEDSKATISAYDFDEQSVSSMSSIKIEAHLDTIVSEQNEEKLNFNTVTDHENSERIEKDNLKDSSDNNEDVCVPETNETTTTVHGYNPSLDTDTNCSSEGKDIVEKELYKIELIKDIENKSPKDEHLEISHVNMDGTEGKSLEKCKDIQDAPNYYDEHFKDAESFIMETGGLPIIASQNEDAKYSQSNFMELTSYMNESNVTAVVTMPITQTTSLPMMEVTNTSMVSYPDDLQDPAKPKSSAILWKSENEWVNNENIITLHNFSTINNDSAKYVSEDSKTSIEDVHINDENCMYKEERDANFNMESSNSSESCQSMKEVALKDNESAPSVVSSTTVANQSLNSTTVTHSVRSGKKTKLGKESNRSRSSNKVPPGAVNLERSYQICQAVIQNSPNRDALRSQLRPPPALLTRPNRQPRPPPPVLVRQVSNAVIQHNEINENRPNNMGQYILVQRTPNVAPRASSAPPTNQNSNINVTRCRSVGAEDSCVCNLRAMILCKKCGAFCHDDCIGSAELCLTCLIR; encoded by the exons ATGGAGTTAGATGTTTCGCCAGTTGAAAGTATGGATTTGGAGTATTCGGAAAATTCGTCTGATAATAAGTATTTGACTTGCAATAATAATGAGCAATATACTGTTATTCGCATTCCACAGGACAGTGAAAAACCCAGTAAACATTCCTCTAAAAAGCAGTCTAAACGAAGAAAGAAAAGTTCCAATCACTCTAGACCTTTACCTAGAATTATAGTGAAACCTTTACCCCCACCTCCACCCACTGAAAATCGAGAATGGATGGCAGCATCATGTGTAGAATCGAACTCTTCAAATAAGCCATCAACTATGCGAGAAGTATTAGCGAGTATACCAGGTTTTTGCCTTAAACCCAGAAAAAGAAGTAGTAAAAAACTGTCAACAGCTGCTCAGTTACAGCAAACTAGGGAAGGGTTTATAGATTTAGAAACTCCAGACTCTATACTTGTAAATACCAACATTAgagcattattaaataaacacacaTTTTCTCTGCTACCCCCTCTGTATCAAACTAAACTTGGACAGTTGCTTCCTAGTGTAGATAGAATAAGTTCTTCAGGTCGTCTAAGTTCATCTAGtcttaataatgaattttttgcTCGTGCTTGCTTGGAATGGCAAGAAAGTTTGTCAGGAGGAGAATTTACTCCAGAAAATCAACAAAAAATGAAGACTGAAGCAGAAAgagaaaaatctaaaattgatccatggaaaataaaacattttgaaccATTTTGGGGTGAAAAGTctagaaaagaaaaatctacAGTTAATATGAATTCGGAGAGACCATCTCTGAAAACCACAATAAAACTAAGACCTACTGCTTCAATCACCAGTAGTAGTACAGTaccaaaagtaaaaaaaagtaaatcttCTAGCAATAGTAAGAGAATGCGTTCTGTTGGAGCTGTTACACGGTCATCTGCTAAGGCAGAGGAAAATGAAGATGAATGCAATGtgcctattaataataagcctGTAGCTCCGGTACCTGACTTGCTGCCACTTAAATCTACTAAAAGTCATACTCAAAGTTATGAGGAGTGccaaattgattttaatttctcAGATTCATCAGTAGCAAGAACTGAGGACACTGTTTCTACAACTCCAATTGACCCACTCCTTATACCTGATAGTGATAGTGTTTCTGAAATGAAGCAAGATTTAGATATGACTGTAGTAAAAATAGAAGAAACATCTAAGGACTTTGAAGAAGAAAAATGTGGTGATTCCAATGTGTCCAACAGCAACAAAAGGTTAAGTAGTAATGATGATGAATATCAATTCTCTAAAAGATTGAAATTTGAAGATGATTTTAAAGTATCCCAAAAACAGAGTGATAATACTAATACTTTTCCAAATGATTTTCTTAAAGGGGATAAAAGTTTTAGCAATGAATATGCTAACTtaacattttcaaataaattaaagttcaATGTTAAAGTCACAGATGCTCCATTTCTTTCACATCCCTTGCCAAGTACAGATAACACTGGCTCAGATATTGACATTAATGAGAATGGTGACGTAATGTGTACTAGTGATGACAATGTTTATCCTGATCAAGAAACTGGGGACACCAATAGTGAAGATAGTAAAGCTACAATATCTGCTTATGACTTTGATGAACAAAGTGTATCCTCTATGTCTAGTATAAAAATTGAGGCCCACTTGGACACTATTGTAAGTGAGCAAAATgaagaaaaactaaattttaatacagttaCTGACCATGAGAATAGTGAAAGGATTgaaaaagacaatttaaagGACTCTAGTGATAATAATGAAGATGTTTGTGTACCTGAAACTAACGAAACAACAACAACAGTGCATGGTTATAATCCATCTTTAGATACAGACACTAATTGTTCCTCAGAAGGAAAAGATATCGTGGAGAAGGAATTATATAAGATAGAGCTAATAAAAGATATTGAGAATAAGAGTCCTAAAGATGAACACCTAGAAATATCTCATGTAAATATGGATGGAACGGAAGGAAAATCTCTAGAAAAATGTAAAGATATACAAGATGCTCCAAATTATTATGATGAACATTTTAAGGATGCAGAGTCATTCATAATGGAGACTGGTGGGCTACCTATTATTGCTTCTC aaAATGAAGATGCCAAGTATAGTCAGTCTAATTTTATGGAACTGACTTCATATATGAATGAATCAA atgTAACAGCAGTAGTAACAATGCCAATTACACAAACAACATCTTTACCAATGATGGAAGTTACAAACACATCT atGGTATCATATCCGGATGACCTACAAGATCCAGCAAAACCTAAGAGTTCTGCTATATTATGGAAGTCAGAAAATGAGTGGgtgaataatgaaaatattataacactaCATAACTTCTCTACTATCAACAATGACAGTGCTAAGTATGTGAGTGAGGATTCTAAGACTAGCATTGAAGATGTTCATATAAATGACGAGAATTGTATGTACAAAGAGGAAAGAGACGCAAATTTCAACATGGAATCGTCAAACTCATCAGAAAGCTGCCAGTCAATGAAGGAGGTGGCCTTAAAGGATAATGAATCGGCTCCTAGTGTAGTGTCGAGTACGACAGTGGCTAATCAATCCCTCAATTCAACTACTGTCACTCATTCCGTGAGATCTGGCAAGAAAACGAAGTTAGGAAAAGAATCTAACAG aAGCCGTAGTTCTAATAAAGTTCCACCGGGTGCTGTGAATCTAGAACGGAGTTACCAAATCTGCCAAGCCGTGATTCAGAATAGCCCAAACCGAGATGCTCTAAGGAGTCAGCTCAGGCCTCCACCGGCGCTCCTTACAAGGCCTAATCGACAGCCTAGGCCTCCGCCCCCGGTTCTTGTGAGACAGGTCTCCAATGCTGTCATACAGCATAATGAG